A stretch of Myxococcota bacterium DNA encodes these proteins:
- the mpl gene encoding UDP-N-acetylmuramate:L-alanyl-gamma-D-glutamyl-meso-diaminopimelate ligase, giving the protein MKNEAPRSVHFVAIGGTGMGSLAGLLHARGLRVTGSDDQLYPPMSTLLEGWGIRVHEGFRAENVAAEDPDLVVIGNAVRPDNPEAKAVLDEGLPYRSFSDALYELAIAGKHSVVVTGTHGKTTTTSLVGSVLMRTGCDPSLLVGGHALDFGGSFREGDGEHFVVEGDEYDTAFFDKTPKFLHYHPQTLVITSVEFDHADIYRDLDHVKDAFRTLLRQMPEDGTVIAAVGHEGVADVVRDARCRVVGYGVGANRSLDYAATDLEATEEGTRFQLRRPGQPGTASLVPLYGDHNLENAVAAVAVATELGVPFEGAMAALMGFRGVRRRLEVRGEAAGVTVLDDFAHHPTAVAATLTAVRARYPGRRIVAIFEPRTNTSRRKVFQQQYAEAFDAADRIVIREVPDTPIYSATGEVTEKFSAAQLAADLEDRELVAEAISDVDAIVDHVVAEAAPGDVAVVMSNGAFDGIWEKLLAALEA; this is encoded by the coding sequence GTGAAGAACGAAGCGCCGCGCAGCGTTCACTTCGTCGCCATCGGCGGTACGGGCATGGGGAGCCTCGCGGGCCTGCTCCATGCGCGCGGCCTGCGCGTCACGGGATCCGACGACCAGCTCTACCCGCCGATGAGCACGCTGCTCGAAGGCTGGGGCATTCGGGTCCACGAGGGATTTCGCGCCGAGAACGTCGCCGCCGAGGATCCCGACCTCGTGGTGATCGGCAACGCGGTGCGGCCGGACAACCCGGAGGCGAAGGCCGTGCTCGACGAGGGCCTGCCCTACCGGTCTTTCTCGGACGCCCTCTACGAACTGGCGATCGCCGGAAAGCACTCGGTGGTCGTGACCGGCACCCACGGCAAGACCACGACCACCAGCCTGGTGGGCTCGGTCCTGATGCGCACCGGCTGCGATCCGTCGCTGCTCGTGGGCGGCCACGCCCTCGACTTCGGCGGTTCCTTCCGCGAGGGCGACGGCGAACACTTCGTCGTCGAAGGCGACGAATACGACACCGCCTTCTTCGACAAGACGCCGAAGTTCCTCCACTACCACCCGCAGACGCTGGTGATCACGTCGGTCGAGTTCGACCACGCCGACATCTATCGCGACCTCGACCACGTGAAGGACGCCTTCCGCACCCTGCTGCGCCAGATGCCCGAAGACGGCACGGTGATCGCAGCGGTGGGTCACGAGGGGGTCGCCGACGTCGTGCGCGACGCGCGCTGCCGCGTCGTGGGCTACGGCGTCGGGGCGAACCGCTCCCTCGACTACGCCGCCACCGACCTCGAAGCCACCGAAGAAGGCACCCGCTTCCAGCTCCGGCGCCCGGGCCAGCCGGGCACAGCGTCTCTGGTCCCGCTCTACGGGGATCACAACCTCGAGAACGCAGTCGCCGCCGTGGCCGTCGCCACGGAGCTCGGCGTCCCCTTCGAGGGGGCGATGGCCGCGCTGATGGGGTTTCGCGGCGTACGACGTCGACTCGAGGTGCGCGGCGAGGCGGCGGGCGTGACCGTGCTCGATGACTTCGCCCACCATCCGACGGCCGTCGCCGCGACGCTCACCGCCGTGCGCGCCCGCTACCCCGGCCGTCGCATCGTGGCGATCTTCGAACCGCGCACGAACACCAGCCGCCGCAAGGTGTTCCAGCAGCAGTACGCCGAGGCCTTCGACGCCGCCGATCGCATCGTGATCCGCGAGGTCCCGGACACGCCGATCTACAGCGCAACTGGCGAGGTGACGGAGAAGTTTTCGGCCGCACAGCTGGCAGCCGATCTCGAAGACCGAGAGCTCGTGGCCGAGGCCATCTCCGACGTCGACGCGATCGTGGACCACGTCGTAGCCGAAGCCGCTCCCGGCGACGTCGCCGTCGTCATGAGCAACGGCGCCTTCGACGGCATCTGGGAGAAGCTGCTCGCCGCCCTCGAGGCCTGA
- a CDS encoding serine hydrolase domain-containing protein, with product MKWSLIRRKLERVDRAIDKAIGRAEIPGAVVLARMPREGEVIEHVSVRGLAVVRPERIPMSRETIFDLASLTKPLVTTTTLMQLVHEGSVDLDAPVAKFLPTFAERDKEAVTIRHLLTHSAGLKPWRAFHELLVEREQKTGERWLGTATGREFVIERIVRSGLVHEPGAAAVYGDLDFITLGAVVEAVTQQRLDDVFRECVAEPLGLSDTFFIPLEEGSELPDPLRRRVAATENCAWRERILWGEVHDPNAWSMGGVAGHAGLFAPADAVMRFAQAWLDVWHGRSDVLPQEAVRAFSERQQLPKGSDWALGWDTPTEGQSSSGKHFSVQSIGHLGFTGTSLWIDLEREAIIVMLTNRVHQVAKKSRFELRPIVHDLIMEGFLAE from the coding sequence GTGAAGTGGAGTCTGATTCGTCGCAAGCTCGAGCGTGTCGACCGTGCCATCGACAAGGCCATCGGACGCGCCGAGATTCCGGGGGCCGTCGTCCTCGCACGCATGCCGCGCGAGGGCGAGGTCATCGAGCACGTCTCGGTCCGCGGCCTGGCCGTGGTACGCCCGGAGCGCATTCCGATGAGCCGCGAGACGATCTTCGATCTCGCCTCGCTCACGAAGCCACTGGTCACGACGACCACCCTGATGCAGCTGGTGCACGAGGGCAGCGTCGACCTGGACGCTCCGGTCGCGAAATTCCTGCCGACCTTCGCCGAGCGTGACAAGGAAGCGGTCACGATCCGCCACCTCCTGACCCACAGCGCGGGGCTGAAGCCCTGGCGCGCGTTTCACGAGCTCCTCGTCGAACGCGAGCAAAAGACCGGAGAACGCTGGCTCGGCACCGCGACGGGGCGCGAGTTCGTGATCGAGCGCATCGTGCGCTCCGGACTGGTCCACGAGCCCGGAGCCGCCGCGGTCTACGGCGACCTCGACTTCATCACCCTGGGCGCCGTCGTCGAAGCCGTCACCCAACAGCGCCTCGACGACGTGTTCCGCGAGTGCGTGGCCGAGCCCCTCGGTCTCAGCGACACCTTCTTCATCCCCCTCGAAGAGGGATCCGAGCTGCCCGACCCCCTGCGACGCCGGGTCGCCGCCACAGAGAACTGCGCGTGGCGGGAGCGCATCCTCTGGGGGGAAGTCCACGACCCCAACGCCTGGTCGATGGGCGGCGTGGCCGGCCACGCCGGCCTCTTCGCTCCGGCCGACGCGGTGATGCGCTTCGCCCAGGCCTGGCTCGACGTCTGGCACGGGCGCAGCGATGTCCTACCGCAGGAGGCGGTCCGCGCCTTCAGCGAACGCCAGCAGCTGCCGAAAGGATCGGACTGGGCCCTCGGTTGGGACACCCCCACCGAAGGCCAGTCGTCGTCGGGGAAGCACTTCTCGGTTCAGTCGATCGGGCACCTGGGCTTCACGGGGACGTCACTCTGGATCGACCTCGAGCGCGAGGCCATCATCGTCATGCTCACCAATCGGGTGCACCAGGTCGCGAAGAAGAGCCGCTTCGAGCTGCGTCCGATCGTGCACGACCTGATCATGGAAGGCTTCCTCGCCGAGTGA
- the dnaB gene encoding replicative DNA helicase — MAESIGPDLVEPRTNARADIGRVPPHDLEAEKAVLSALLIENTAIHVVLNEVAPDDFYHPSHQQIYKAMLALQDENEPVDLHTLSDYLNAAKKLDHVGGLVYLSELSDYEATAANVVHHARIVRDKAIKRNLIRVASEITESSFEEDGRAETLLDAAESKIFELGQAEARTTFTSLDSGLHDAMDHVDMLMRSSGELTGVPTGYSDLDADTGGLQPGELIIVAARPSMGKTALALNLARNAALDHSRKVAVFSLEMTKRSLILRLLASEARVNFTNFRKGYGNADAYKRIQQAANKLSNANIWMDDSGTITILEIKAKCRRLHSEHGLDLVMVDYLQLAHGNTPTQRKDLEIAEISHGLKALAKELDVPVIALSQLNRGPEQRDPDKRRPNMGDLRESGAIEQDADVIAFIYRDEVYNPTEENHGLAELIIAKQRNGPTGTIRLQFDGQYAKFSDLTDQRRSEMGLPETPGFGGDEAPQPEAGGSFVVDPDADFIGGPAGDDFEY; from the coding sequence GTGGCCGAGTCCATCGGACCGGATCTGGTCGAGCCGCGCACGAACGCACGCGCCGACATCGGACGCGTTCCGCCGCACGATCTCGAAGCCGAGAAGGCGGTCCTGTCCGCGCTGCTCATCGAGAACACCGCGATCCACGTCGTGCTGAACGAAGTGGCGCCGGACGACTTCTATCACCCGTCCCACCAGCAGATCTACAAGGCAATGCTCGCGCTCCAGGACGAGAACGAGCCCGTCGATCTGCACACGCTCTCGGACTACCTGAACGCGGCGAAGAAGCTCGATCACGTGGGCGGTCTCGTCTACCTGTCCGAGCTCTCCGACTACGAAGCGACCGCCGCGAACGTCGTGCACCACGCGCGCATCGTCCGCGACAAGGCGATCAAGCGGAATCTGATCCGCGTCGCCAGCGAGATCACCGAATCCAGCTTCGAGGAGGACGGCCGCGCTGAGACGCTCCTCGACGCCGCCGAGTCGAAGATCTTCGAGCTCGGCCAGGCCGAGGCGCGCACCACCTTCACGTCCCTCGACTCGGGCCTCCACGACGCGATGGACCACGTCGACATGCTGATGCGCAGCAGCGGCGAGCTCACCGGCGTCCCGACGGGGTATTCGGACCTCGACGCCGACACCGGCGGGCTCCAGCCCGGCGAACTGATCATCGTCGCGGCGCGGCCCAGTATGGGAAAGACCGCCCTGGCGTTGAACCTGGCGCGCAACGCGGCGCTCGACCACAGCCGCAAGGTCGCGGTCTTCTCGCTCGAGATGACGAAGCGCTCGCTGATCCTGCGACTGCTGGCCTCGGAAGCGCGCGTCAACTTCACCAACTTCCGCAAGGGCTACGGCAATGCCGATGCCTACAAGCGCATCCAGCAGGCAGCGAACAAGCTGTCGAACGCGAACATCTGGATGGACGACAGCGGCACGATCACGATCCTCGAGATCAAGGCGAAGTGCCGCCGGCTGCATTCCGAGCACGGCCTCGACCTCGTGATGGTCGACTACCTCCAGCTCGCCCACGGCAACACGCCCACCCAGCGCAAGGACCTCGAGATCGCCGAGATCAGCCACGGGCTCAAAGCACTGGCGAAGGAGCTCGACGTCCCGGTGATCGCGCTCTCCCAGCTCAACCGGGGCCCGGAACAGCGCGACCCGGACAAGCGCCGCCCGAACATGGGCGACCTGCGGGAATCGGGTGCGATCGAGCAGGACGCAGACGTCATCGCGTTCATCTATCGCGACGAGGTCTACAACCCGACCGAAGAGAACCACGGTCTGGCCGAGCTGATCATCGCGAAGCAGCGCAACGGGCCGACGGGCACGATCCGACTCCAATTCGACGGTCAGTACGCGAAGTTCAGCGACCTCACCGACCAGCGACGCAGCGAAATGGGCTTGCCCGAGACGCCGGGCTTCGGCGGCGACGAAGCCCCGCAGCCCGAGGCCGGCGGCAGCTTCGTCGTCGACCCGGACGCCGACTTCATCGGCGGGCCGGCGGGGGACGACTTCGAGTATTGA
- the rplI gene encoding 50S ribosomal protein L9 produces the protein MSQVQLILVESIHNLGEAGDLVKVKPGFARNYLLPQGKAILATAGRVQELEHNKRIAEEKAARELTSLKAVKKQLEGLDLQIGARAGDGGKLFGSVTAANIAEKVEEAGIPIDRRRIDLRDPIKEVGEHKVTVKLLRELSAELTVKVIGEGGPAIDDDDVEDFDDRSRRREQDEDAEADAQEETASSDAASDGDAASDAG, from the coding sequence GTGAGCCAGGTGCAGCTCATCCTGGTCGAGTCCATCCACAACCTCGGTGAAGCCGGCGACCTCGTGAAGGTGAAGCCCGGGTTCGCCCGCAACTATCTCCTCCCCCAGGGCAAGGCCATCCTCGCGACGGCCGGCAGGGTGCAGGAACTCGAACACAACAAGCGCATCGCCGAGGAGAAGGCGGCCCGCGAGCTCACGAGCCTGAAGGCCGTGAAGAAGCAGCTCGAGGGCCTCGATCTCCAGATCGGCGCGCGTGCTGGCGATGGCGGCAAGCTCTTCGGTTCGGTGACGGCCGCCAACATCGCCGAGAAGGTCGAAGAAGCGGGCATTCCGATCGACCGGCGTCGCATCGACCTGCGTGACCCGATCAAGGAAGTCGGCGAGCACAAGGTCACGGTCAAGCTGCTCCGCGAGCTCTCGGCCGAGCTGACGGTCAAGGTGATCGGCGAAGGCGGTCCCGCCATCGACGACGACGATGTCGAGGACTTCGACGACCGCTCGCGCCGTCGCGAGCAAGACGAGGACGCCGAGGCGGACGCCCAGGAAGAAACGGCGTCTTCCGACGCTGCGTCCGACGGAGACGCCGCTTCCGACGCGGGATAG
- the rpsF gene encoding 30S ribosomal protein S6, whose amino-acid sequence MREYEFTFVVQPEISDEGIEAINQRFEGILAENDSEKLFYEDWGRRRLAYEIQNFQKGHYQVLHFLSEGAVVPALERVARLDDSILRFLTVLASEDVADLDARRAEAVGFEEDRVKRAAEKAARDAEEAARAAEEAAAAAKAAEAAPAPEPAAEPAPEPAAEEAPAAEEAPAEAAAEPAAESAPAEDETTS is encoded by the coding sequence GTGCGCGAGTACGAGTTCACGTTCGTCGTTCAGCCCGAGATTTCCGACGAGGGGATCGAGGCGATCAACCAGCGCTTCGAGGGCATCCTCGCCGAGAACGACTCGGAGAAGCTCTTCTACGAGGATTGGGGCCGCCGCCGACTGGCCTACGAGATCCAGAACTTCCAGAAGGGCCACTACCAGGTGCTGCACTTCCTGTCGGAAGGCGCCGTGGTGCCTGCGCTCGAGCGCGTCGCGCGGCTCGACGACTCGATCCTCCGGTTCCTGACCGTGCTGGCGAGCGAGGACGTCGCCGACCTCGATGCCCGCCGCGCCGAAGCCGTGGGGTTCGAGGAAGACCGGGTCAAGCGCGCCGCCGAGAAGGCTGCCCGAGACGCCGAGGAAGCCGCCCGGGCCGCCGAAGAGGCCGCCGCCGCCGCGAAGGCTGCGGAAGCAGCGCCGGCTCCCGAGCCCGCCGCCGAACCCGCTCCCGAGCCCGCTGCCGAGGAGGCTCCGGCCGCTGAAGAGGCACCGGCGGAAGCCGCTGCCGAGCCGGCCGCCGAGAGCGCCCCGGCCGAAGATGAGACCACGTCGTGA
- the pdxT gene encoding pyridoxal 5'-phosphate synthase glutaminase subunit PdxT, translating into MTRTATKRIGILAVQGDVEAHAQAVARVRAEAVPVRGAKALDGIDALILPGGESTTISKGLDRLGLYEPLQAFAESGRPVLGTCAGAVLLAREVENHPVRSLGLLDVVAARNAYGTQVDSFAAPAEGGPWDGMRCVFIRAPQLRRPGEGVEVLARVDGAPVAIRQGNVWATTFHPELTAETRVHQALVDAALDLC; encoded by the coding sequence ATGACGCGAACAGCGACGAAACGCATCGGCATCCTCGCGGTCCAGGGCGACGTCGAGGCCCACGCCCAGGCGGTCGCGCGGGTCAGGGCCGAAGCCGTCCCGGTGCGTGGCGCGAAGGCCCTCGACGGGATCGACGCGCTGATCCTGCCCGGGGGCGAGTCCACCACCATCTCGAAGGGCCTCGACCGGCTCGGGCTCTACGAGCCGCTCCAGGCCTTCGCCGAGAGCGGTCGCCCCGTACTCGGCACCTGTGCCGGCGCGGTCCTCCTGGCCCGGGAGGTCGAAAACCACCCGGTCCGCAGCCTCGGCCTGCTCGACGTAGTGGCCGCCCGCAACGCGTATGGCACCCAGGTCGACTCGTTCGCGGCGCCCGCCGAGGGCGGGCCCTGGGACGGCATGCGCTGCGTCTTCATCCGAGCGCCCCAGCTGCGGCGTCCGGGCGAGGGCGTCGAGGTTCTGGCCCGGGTCGACGGTGCCCCGGTCGCGATCCGCCAGGGGAACGTCTGGGCCACGACCTTCCACCCGGAGCTCACCGCCGAGACCCGCGTCCACCAGGCGCTGGTCGACGCCGCTCTGGACCTCTGCTAA
- the pdxS gene encoding pyridoxal 5'-phosphate synthase lyase subunit PdxS, producing the protein MSQENGSGNDRRDAQSFEIKVGLAEMLKGGVIMDVTNPDQAKIAEEAGAAAVMALERVPADIRKEGGVARMCSIEVIEGIQRSVSIPVMAKVRIGHLLEARVLETLGVDFIDESEVLTPADEEHHVSKHEFRSPFVCGARNLGEALRRIGEGAAMIRTKGEAGSGNIVEAVRHLRSVMGEIRALGALRPEELNTRAKELQAPVELVTRVAREGRLPVPNFAAGGIATPADAALCMSLGAEAVFVGSGIFKSDDPAARARAVVRATTHWQEPEEVLAASRGLKDAMPGIEMETLAEHERLANRGW; encoded by the coding sequence ATGTCCCAAGAGAACGGCAGCGGAAACGACCGCCGCGACGCCCAGTCCTTCGAGATCAAGGTCGGCCTGGCCGAGATGCTCAAGGGAGGCGTCATCATGGACGTCACCAACCCGGACCAGGCGAAGATCGCCGAAGAGGCCGGCGCCGCCGCGGTGATGGCCCTGGAACGCGTGCCCGCCGACATTCGCAAGGAAGGCGGCGTCGCCCGCATGTGCAGCATCGAGGTGATCGAGGGCATCCAGCGTTCGGTGTCGATCCCGGTGATGGCGAAGGTCCGCATCGGCCACCTGCTCGAAGCCCGCGTGCTCGAGACCCTCGGCGTCGACTTCATCGACGAGAGCGAAGTCCTCACGCCGGCCGACGAGGAGCACCACGTCTCGAAGCACGAGTTCCGCTCGCCCTTCGTGTGTGGTGCGCGGAACCTCGGCGAAGCGCTGCGCCGCATCGGCGAAGGGGCGGCCATGATCCGCACCAAGGGCGAGGCCGGCAGCGGCAACATCGTGGAAGCCGTGCGTCACCTGCGCTCGGTGATGGGCGAGATTCGCGCCCTCGGTGCGCTGCGACCCGAAGAGCTGAATACGCGCGCGAAGGAGCTGCAAGCGCCGGTGGAGCTGGTGACCCGCGTCGCCCGTGAGGGACGACTGCCGGTCCCCAACTTCGCGGCGGGCGGCATCGCGACGCCGGCCGACGCGGCGCTCTGCATGTCGCTGGGCGCCGAGGCCGTGTTCGTCGGATCGGGCATCTTCAAGAGCGACGACCCGGCGGCCCGCGCCCGCGCCGTCGTGCGGGCGACCACCCACTGGCAGGAGCCGGAAGAGGTGCTCGCCGCGAGCCGGGGCCTGAAGGACGCCATGCCCGGTATCGAGATGGAAACCCTCGCCGAGCACGAGCGGCTGGCGAACCGGGGCTGGTAG